Proteins encoded by one window of Anoplopoma fimbria isolate UVic2021 breed Golden Eagle Sablefish chromosome 23, Afim_UVic_2022, whole genome shotgun sequence:
- the rpap3 gene encoding LOW QUALITY PROTEIN: RNA polymerase II-associated protein 3 (The sequence of the model RefSeq protein was modified relative to this genomic sequence to represent the inferred CDS: inserted 1 base in 1 codon), with product MSGGNKAIELQLQMRQNAEDLHSFMTELDSWETDMKKKDEELRTGEQEAQKKLPPVRNKDYKTKMRERKKKKKEPTSNGDAKAEEPKEASRIKAYDYRSWDKFDVNKALSEMDKEESPAESNESDSEEATADQEKAQSEREKGNVFFKDGKYDDAVECYTRGMGADPYNPVLPTNRATAFFRLKKYAVAESDCNLSIALDSNYFKAYARRGAARFALKKYESALEDYETVLKLDPGNVEAQNEVKRIKETLGHPAPAPPSGATQPQEVPTVDPEQQRLIEEQQRRQEAAVQKDRGNAYFKEGKYEAAVECYSRGMEADSMNVLLPANRAMAFLKLEKYKDAEEDCTKAISLDSTYSKAVARRATARVALGKLEEAKQDFQEVLKLEPGNKQALNELQKLKIDVASSGLLQTPDGTQRRTVQPIDKPTHLRSTKPLRRIDIEEVSGKATVSEVESGGSKFLVQEXVEEAEDESSPLSTSPSAKIIKIEEIAEVPSHSTDPLPASRQTKQPEQKKIFHPPEPSASPSPTVADLPPPPTNSFQLEADLRKIGNQPEAIYRYLRQIKPEAFTNIFQNSLEPDILNQLVRTLHGFYIKNEAPAITLEILRSLASVRRFDMAVMFLSSPEKKVLKELFDFLHQAELEGSSVATLQKKYGV from the exons ATGTCCGGGGGAAACAAAGCCATTGAGTTACAGCTTCAGATGCGGCAAAATGCGGAGGATCTGCATAGCTTCATGACGGAGCTGGACAGCTGGGAGacagacatgaaaaagaagGATGAGGAGCTGAGGACGGGAGAACAAGAGGCCCAG AAGAAGCTCCCACCTGTGCGCAACAAAGACTACAAAACAAAGATGAgggaaaggaagaagaagaagaaggagccaACAAGCAACGGTGACGCAAAGGCAGAGGAGCCCAAAGAAGCCTCAAGGATCAAAGCATACGACTATAGATCATGGGACAAGTTTGACGTG AACAAAGCTCTGTCAGAGATGGATAAGGAGGAAAGTCCTGCAGAGTCAAATGAGTCAGACTCTGAGGAAGCTACAGCTGATCAGGAGAAAGCGCAgtctgagagagaaaag ggCAACGTGTTTTTCAAAGATGGGAAGTACGACGATGCTGTCGAGTGTTACACCAGAGGGATGGGTGCCGATCCTTACAACCCTGTGCTTCCCACAAACAGAGCTACCGCCTTCTTCAGACTCAAAAA GTATGCTGTGGCAGAGTCTGACTGCAACTTGTCGATAGCTCTGGACAGCAACTACTTCAAAGCGTACGCAAGGAGAGGAGCAGCACGGTTTGCACTGAAGAAATATGAATCTGCATTAGAAG ATTATGAGACGGTTCTCAAGCTTGACCCCGGGAACGTGGAGGCACAGAATGAAGTGAAAAGAATCAAAGAG ACTCTCGGTCATCCGGCACCAGCCCCCCCGAGTGGAGCCACACAGCCACAGGAGGTTCCCACAGTGGACCCTGAGCAGCAGAGACTGATAGAGGAACAGCAGAGACGACAGGAGGCGGCTGTACAAAAAGACAGA GGAAACGCCTATTTCAAAGAGGGGAAGTATGAAGCCGCTGTTGAGTGCTACAGCAGAGGCATGGAGGCTGACAGCATGAACGTCCTGCTGCCCGCCAACAGAGCCATGGCCTTCCTCAAGCTGGAGAA GTATAAGGACGCAGAGGAGGACTGCACCAAAGCAATTTCTCTGGACAGCACTTACTCCAAGGCTGTCGCCCGCCGTGCCACAGCCAGAGTAGCTTTAGGGAAACTGGAGGAGGCCAAACAAG ATTTTCAGGAGGTGTTGAAACTGGAACCAGGGAACAAGCAGGCCCTGAACGAGCTCCAGAAACTGAAGATT GACGTGGCCTCCAGCGGCCTTCTTCAGACACCAGACGGCACACAGAGAAGAACCGTTCAGCCAATAGACAAACCAACACATCTGCGGTCAACT AAACCTCTGAGGAGGATTGATATCGAGGAAGTGAGCGGCAAGGCGACAGTGTCTGAGGTGGAGTCAGGTGGGTCCAAATTCTTGGTCCAGG GCGTTGAGGAGGCTGAGGACGAATCGTCTCCGCTGTCGACGTCACCCAGCGCCAAGATCATCAAGATTGAGGAGATCGCAGAAGTCCCCTCCCACTCAACTGATCC CCTCCCTGCGAGCAGGCAGACCAAACAGCCAGAGCAGAAGAAAATCTTTCATCCTCCTGAACCGTCAGCCAGCCCCTCCCCAACAGTAGCAGACCTGCCTCCTCCACCCACCAACAGCTTCCAGCTGGAGGCCGACCTCCGCAAGATCGGAAACCAGCCTGAAGCGATTTACAGATATCTGAGG CAAATCAAACCCGAGGCGTTcacaaacattttccaaaacTCCCTTGAACCGGACATTCTTAATCAGCTCGTGAGGACACTGCACGGTTTCTATATCAA GAACGAGGCACCGGCCATCACACTGGAGATCCTCAGGAGCCTGGCGAGTGTGAGGCGCTTCGACATGGCTGTCATGTTCCTGTCGTCCCCGGAGAAGAAAG TGCTTAAAGAACTGTTTGACTTCCTTCACCAAGCAGAGCTGGAGGGATCGTCTGTCGCAACCTTACAGAAGAAGTACGGTGTGTGA
- the atp23 gene encoding mitochondrial inner membrane protease ATP23 homolog, with amino-acid sequence MDQPKQEEEYGYDLFPERNKGNDKRTSIANAMFTFNHKCQVMLQFATETSPYAKLLLGAMKSSGCKILKDRHFSCEDCDGTVSGGFDAASSQIVLCQNNIHQQSHMNRVVTHELIHAFDHCRAHVDWFNNFRHLACSEIRAANLSEDCSFSNEVSRFNFGFKKHHQACVRGRALGSILAVRKISREQAEKIVDEVFDTCFNDHAPFGRIPHDKKDARFAYRDYQSRDRYYANL; translated from the exons ATGGACCAACCTAAACAAGAGGAGGAATATGGATACGACTTATTCCCGGAGAGAAACAAGGGGAATGACAAAAGGACATCGATCGCCAATGCGATGTTCACTTTCAACCACAAGTGTCAGGTCATGTTGCAGTTCGCCACAGAGACTA GTCCGTATGCCAAACTCCTCCTTGGTGCCATGAAAAGTTCAGGATG CAAAATACTCAAAGACCGACATTTCTCCTGTGAAGATTGTGACGGGACGGTCAGCGGTGGCTTTGACGCAGCTTCTTCTCAA ATCGTTTTGTGTCAGAACAACATCCATCAGCAGTCCCACATGAACCGAGTGGTCACACACGAGCTCATTCATGCCTTCGACCACTGTCGGGCCCACGTGGACTGGTTCAACAACTTCAGACATCTGGCCTGTTCCGAG ATCCGGGCAGCTAACCTAAGTGAAGACTGCTCTTTTAGCAATGAAGTCTCCAGATTCAACTTTGGATTCAAGAAGCATCATCAG GCGTGCGTCAGAGGCCGTGCCCTTGGCTCCATCCTGGCTGTGAGGAAAATTAGCAGAGAGCAGGCAGAGAAAATAGTGGACGAGGTCTTCGACACGTGTTTCAACGACCACGCGCCATTTGGACGAATCCCACACGACAAGAAGGACGCTAGGTTTGCCTACAGAGATTATCAGAGCAGGGATCGATATTATGCAAACCTTTAG